One window of Mangrovibacterium diazotrophicum genomic DNA carries:
- a CDS encoding SpoIIE family protein phosphatase, with product MNNRSIIFQLSFYILVTVTVTVAIGVYLNYNFSRRILMQKIEENAIYQSDKVTNKIAHYVVTAQEVTRNVSAQLPYYDENGKLEEFLTNVLKMNRILSGFRLELKGDDGKRYIAIFAKSEKEFLVLHDEKYCQFPNFVEIKSIVAKQTEGLWSDPFYCPLDTSLLVTSFTEAVRNSDGTVVGYLSGQINLNFLAKLVAGIDIEKGGLSFILSKDGTFLTHPNPTWVMKKNIYDIPEKIFPKKRAEYEGMMRSHQEGSGFAFPEFFGYEKAWFHFSPVPYTYWTVVIIVPANKLFLELDSLLRNVILLSTLGLIAVLLIIVYIMRKMLSPLSTIAKSIKRLSTGDIRVGDQRNEIQMLSSSLNELQARYTKYVNEQNQSKKDRRKIEKDLKSAKEIQTAIIPAEFNPGRKMAVIDLYALLDPAETIGGDLYDYFFVDSTHLLFTMGDVSGKGIPAALFMAVASTLIKGKSTSLSAHEIVEHVNNELSLQNANQNFLTLFLGILDIETGEFSYCNAAHNYPYILTASGEVRTLDKTHGLPVGVYSSKAYAGDTGYLKAGDRIVLYTDGVTDCRDESGEFFGNSNLAQTIKTIPDFSAKESTLYIFDRLKEFRGEADQSDDISLMVIRYKG from the coding sequence ATGAATAACAGAAGTATCATCTTCCAATTGAGTTTCTACATTTTGGTTACTGTAACTGTTACAGTTGCTATTGGGGTTTACCTGAACTATAATTTCAGCAGGCGAATTCTGATGCAGAAAATTGAAGAGAATGCGATTTATCAGTCCGATAAAGTCACCAATAAGATAGCGCACTACGTTGTTACGGCACAAGAAGTGACCCGGAATGTCAGCGCTCAGCTTCCTTATTATGACGAGAATGGGAAACTGGAAGAGTTTTTGACCAATGTTCTCAAAATGAACCGGATACTTTCCGGATTTCGGCTGGAATTGAAAGGAGATGACGGAAAACGGTACATTGCTATTTTTGCCAAAAGTGAGAAGGAGTTTTTGGTTTTGCATGATGAAAAGTACTGTCAATTTCCAAATTTCGTCGAAATCAAAAGCATTGTAGCCAAGCAGACCGAAGGACTTTGGTCCGATCCTTTTTATTGTCCGCTGGATACCAGCCTTCTTGTCACGAGTTTCACTGAAGCTGTTCGGAATTCCGACGGAACTGTGGTCGGATATTTATCGGGACAAATCAACCTGAACTTCCTCGCCAAACTCGTTGCCGGTATCGATATCGAAAAAGGTGGGCTTTCCTTCATTTTAAGTAAAGACGGAACATTCCTGACACACCCGAATCCAACATGGGTGATGAAAAAAAATATCTATGATATTCCTGAAAAAATCTTCCCAAAAAAACGAGCAGAATATGAAGGCATGATGCGATCGCACCAGGAAGGGTCTGGTTTCGCGTTCCCTGAATTCTTCGGGTACGAAAAAGCCTGGTTTCATTTTTCACCTGTTCCTTACACTTATTGGACCGTTGTTATTATTGTTCCGGCAAACAAACTCTTCCTGGAGTTGGATAGTTTACTTCGAAATGTCATACTGCTGTCTACCTTGGGTTTAATCGCTGTACTTCTAATCATTGTTTACATTATGCGGAAGATGCTTTCTCCCTTGTCAACAATTGCGAAGTCAATCAAACGTTTAAGTACTGGCGATATTCGCGTCGGCGACCAGAGGAACGAAATACAAATGCTTTCGTCGAGCTTAAACGAATTGCAGGCCCGATACACGAAATATGTAAACGAACAAAATCAAAGTAAAAAAGACCGCCGGAAGATTGAGAAAGATCTGAAATCAGCTAAAGAAATTCAAACGGCGATCATCCCTGCTGAATTTAATCCGGGCCGAAAGATGGCTGTGATAGACTTGTATGCCCTGCTGGATCCAGCGGAAACCATTGGAGGCGACCTTTATGACTATTTCTTTGTCGACTCAACCCACCTGCTGTTTACCATGGGAGACGTATCAGGTAAAGGAATTCCCGCTGCCCTGTTTATGGCCGTTGCCAGCACCCTTATCAAGGGTAAATCGACCAGTTTGTCAGCACACGAAATTGTGGAGCATGTGAACAACGAACTTAGCTTACAGAATGCGAATCAGAACTTTTTAACTCTTTTCCTCGGAATCCTGGATATAGAGACCGGCGAGTTTAGTTACTGCAATGCTGCTCATAATTACCCATACATTTTAACAGCTTCGGGCGAAGTGCGCACATTGGATAAAACTCACGGCCTTCCGGTTGGGGTTTATTCATCGAAAGCATACGCCGGGGATACCGGCTATCTGAAGGCTGGCGATCGTATCGTTCTGTATACCGATGGAGTGACTGACTGCCGTGACGAAAGTGGCGAGTTCTTTGGAAACAGCAATTTAGCCCAAACGATCAAGACAATACCTGATTTCTCGGCGAAGGAATCAACACTTTACATTTTCGATCGTTTAAAAGAATTCAGGGGAGAAGCTGACCAATCAGACGACATTAGTTTGATGGTTATCCGCTACAAAGGATAG
- a CDS encoding mechanosensitive ion channel family protein produces the protein MIRNETQEVIWKKILRRLSLPMSFIIILSVVSVAIPSGFFDDLPINAHIIQSIIFNILICWLLIAAIKSMRLIVLAKYDIKSENNLKARKIQTQMVVIERILIVMVLLFAFAVSLLSFPKIRQVGMSLLASAGIAGIIIGFAAQRSIALFLAGFQIAFTQPIRLDDVVIVEGEWGWIEEITLTYVVVRIWDKRRLIVPITYFIDRPFQNWTRTTSEILGTVFIYVDYGFPVDAMREELTRILENAKEWDGQVNVLQVTDAKELTMEIRALVSAANSPASWDLRVKVREELIKFVQEKYPQHLPRTRVVLPDPIDAKNKKPV, from the coding sequence ATGATCAGAAACGAAACTCAGGAAGTTATTTGGAAGAAAATTCTGCGAAGGTTGAGTCTACCAATGAGTTTCATCATCATTCTAAGTGTGGTTTCGGTCGCAATTCCTTCCGGCTTTTTTGACGATCTGCCCATCAACGCCCATATTATTCAGTCCATCATTTTCAACATCCTTATTTGCTGGCTTTTGATTGCCGCAATTAAAAGTATGCGCCTGATTGTTTTGGCCAAATACGATATCAAATCCGAAAACAACCTGAAAGCTCGGAAAATTCAAACACAAATGGTTGTAATTGAAAGGATTTTAATTGTCATGGTGTTGCTGTTCGCTTTTGCGGTCTCGCTGCTAAGTTTTCCGAAAATCAGGCAGGTGGGGATGAGTTTATTAGCCAGTGCGGGTATTGCCGGTATAATCATCGGTTTTGCAGCGCAACGAAGTATTGCCCTGTTCCTTGCCGGTTTTCAAATTGCATTTACCCAACCAATTCGTTTGGATGATGTGGTGATTGTTGAAGGTGAGTGGGGGTGGATTGAAGAAATTACACTAACCTATGTTGTGGTTAGAATTTGGGACAAGAGAAGACTAATCGTTCCAATCACTTATTTCATCGACCGCCCGTTTCAAAACTGGACCCGAACAACCTCTGAAATTTTGGGAACGGTTTTCATTTATGTTGATTATGGGTTCCCGGTTGATGCGATGCGTGAAGAACTCACCCGAATCCTGGAGAATGCAAAAGAATGGGATGGACAGGTGAATGTGTTGCAGGTAACCGACGCCAAGGAACTGACCATGGAAATTCGCGCATTGGTGAGTGCCGCAAATTCTCCGGCATCGTGGGATCTTCGCGTAAAAGTGCGGGAAGAATTAATCAAATTTGTTCAGGAGAAATACCCACAGCATTTGCCACGAACCCGAGTTGTGTTACCCGACCCAATAGATGCAAAAAATAAAAAGCCAGTTTAA